TTTGAATGCATTAATTGTGGGGCCGGTCGGCTCTGGGAAAACATCACTGATAGAAGATTTTCTTAATCATTATAATTGCAATGTGTTTCGGATTACGACAACCAGTATTCTCAAGCAGCAGTATCCAGGAGAAGCCGAGACGGAGTTAAGAAAACTATTTAGATCGGCAAAACACTTTAATACTCGGTTCAAACCAAGAGGTATGTGTGGGATTCAAATGTAGCAAACTTTTcctaatatatttatttctttacagaTCCTACAGTTATACTAATAGAAGATGTTCACTGGctttgtcaagagactaaaacaacaaataacaacTCGGAAGCTTCAATCACAGCCTTGCGCATCTTAACCCAAATCTTATCATTGATAGATGAACTAAATAATTCGACAAATAGCATATTGTGTTTCGCTACTACTAACAGCGGTGAAACTCTAAGCGAATTGGCCCGAAGACCCGGTCGCTTTGATAGAGAAATTCCAATTGCAGCCTTATCGGCTGAAGATCGCAACGATATAATTATGAAACTATTTAGCCTTTGTAACTCCTCGGAAATAAAGTTGCCCATACCTTCCTTTGTAGCCGAACAGACTCAAGGTTATGTCCTTTCTGATTTAGCTCTATTGGTTCGTAATGTTGAAAAAAGAATTCTTACCAAGCCGCAAGACAGCCTGGAGGTAGCCTTAAAGGAAAGCTTGGACAAATGTAGGCCTCTATCTGTAAGAGGAGCTATTGCAGTTTCAAAGACAAatgataaattcgaaacaattgGCGGAATGCAgaaactgaaaaatattttaaaagtatCTGTATTAGCTGGTCTCAAACAGGAACAAGCATTCCGAAAGTTTGGCCTGACATTACCCAAAGGTGTTCTCTTATACGGACCACCAGGTTGTGCTAAGACCACTATTGCAAAATGTTTAGCGTCTGAAGCCAATATGACTTTTATAGCAACCTCGGCAGCTGAAGTATATTCACCCTATATTGGATGTGCTGAAAAATTCATAGCAAAAATCTTTGATACTGCTCGCAAAAACTCTCcgtgtttaatattttttgatgaaatcggtaaatatatttaaaagtcGAATTTACTCATGATCATTtataaataatgtttttaattaaagactCCTTGGTTGGTCGTAGATCCATGAATGCCTCATCGGGTGACATACAGATaagaatcttgtcaacattattGACTGAAATGGATGGCGTAATAGGCTCCAATACTGCAGACTCACTCAACAAATCTCAAATATTGGTAGTGGCTGCTACAAATCGCCCTGATATGGTCGATGATGCTCTTTTACGTCCGGGCCGTTTCGATAAACTTATACATGTTCCAGCACCTGATGAAAATTCAAGACGTTCGATATTGGCCATTTTTGAGAAACGAATGCCATTTGCTAAAGATGTTGATTTACATGAAATAGCAGCTCGAACCCATAATTATTCTGGTTCCGACATATGTAATCTGTGTAACGAAGCCGCAATGAATGCTTTTCAGCGAGATTTTCAAGCCAATGAAATACAATATGAagatttcaattatattttgcaaACGTCTTCCAAGTCATCATTGACTCAAAATCAAATAGATTGGTATTatcaatttgaaaataaatttttacggtAACATTAAAATATTCAGTACGAAATCTTTATGATATATGGTGGTGTTGTATACTGGGACCAAAAATGCAATTTGTATAAAGGAgagaactcctttttatagccgaacgtTTCACATGGACGAATCCGAAGGTGcttgttttattttgtggtTAGAATGGTCACTATGCAAATGTTTGAAATTGGATAGGTTGATTCTACTACTGAAACCAGGTAAATATTCGAGCAAGGGTGAATCGAACGCACAGATTTTCCTTCTCTTGCAAGTAGTGAAGACACTTGCGGCTCTGCTCCCTTCCAGCCTTCTTGAGAATTTTCTGCCAACCATCACATGAATTCCGTAAAgtaatcatgctacagcctTCATTAATGGcattatcgtcctgaaatttggcacagattcgttcgaAGAtgtcccatatcggtccaagttttgctattgcccccatataaacagacccccgaTTTCGtgacttaggcttctagaaaccatagtttttgtttgtttgtttgtttattcattcaatataataaaaaggCCTAGTGCCCCATATAGTGTATTACAAGTAATAAATCATAACCATaggctacaaaaaaaaactttaaaattaaaatccttaCAACTAAATAAATACACATCACAACCAGTTTCCCAAATCTAATACACTGAAATAATAATTCAAgtagtacaaaaaaatttataaataactaGTAAATAACCCCGTGTTAGCAACAAAAACTAAAGAACAGCGATGAAATAGTCAGTCAAGCGAAAAAAGAAAGATTTTTAGACATCAGGCATTAAAATACTCATAAAGTTTCAGTCGAAAGACATTATTACATTGAGAGAAAATACGTAAAGAATAGGGCAACACATTCCAGCACCGAGCAATCCTGACAACAAAAGACCTCATGTAAACAGAATTCCTCACAAGAGGAATGAGTAAT
This is a stretch of genomic DNA from Haematobia irritans isolate KBUSLIRL chromosome 4, ASM5000362v1, whole genome shotgun sequence. It encodes these proteins:
- the LOC142234519 gene encoding ATPase family gene 2 protein homolog B codes for the protein MPGFLQILPLRTVENFVSQKCLLPKDKCRSILRPGQWAKCWFHPVGQPNKRNFAICQIYPRNTDEDAVCYMDLSVCKFHGNDQLLAFDEITPLNSNGTHLEEVHVSFYLLPNSVQNILSLSIEHLQSMAQILLQEYNLSADCIVSNQELHKRGVGYIEVRVNDDMEDKLNYVVRDATKIHIDNVMLSKSFERNVFDFFDISPFKRARRELDDLMSMAQLQRCSSNPQRMSLNALIVGPVGSGKTSLIEDFLNHYNCNVFRITTTSILKQQYPGEAETELRKLFRSAKHFNTRFKPRDPTVILIEDVHWLCQETKTTNNNSEASITALRILTQILSLIDELNNSTNSILCFATTNSGETLSELARRPGRFDREIPIAALSAEDRNDIIMKLFSLCNSSEIKLPIPSFVAEQTQGYVLSDLALLVRNVEKRILTKPQDSLEVALKESLDKCRPLSVRGAIAVSKTNDKFETIGGMQKLKNILKVSVLAGLKQEQAFRKFGLTLPKGVLLYGPPGCAKTTIAKCLASEANMTFIATSAAEVYSPYIGCAEKFIAKIFDTARKNSPCLIFFDEIDSLVGRRSMNASSGDIQIRILSTLLTEMDGVIGSNTADSLNKSQILVVAATNRPDMVDDALLRPGRFDKLIHVPAPDENSRRSILAIFEKRMPFAKDVDLHEIAARTHNYSGSDICNLCNEAAMNAFQRDFQANEIQYEDFNYILQTSSKSSLTQNQIDWYYQFENKFLR